DNA sequence from the Streptomyces sp. HUAS 15-9 genome:
GGCCTGTGGCCGCGGCCTGCCGCCTGCCCCCGGACGAGTTCGCCGCGCTCGGTGGGGCGCCGCCGAACCCGGGCAAGGGAGGAGGGGAGTCACTCGTGACGGCACTGCCGGGAAGCGAGGCCCCGGCGGGGGCCCTGGTTCTCTTCCGCTCGGCCGGAGCCGGTGGCTGGGACGCCGCCCTCGTGGACGATTTCGCCTTCCGGGCCGGTATGGCGCTGTCGACGGCTGCCCTCTACGCCCAGCAGGCCCACACTGCGGCCGTGCTCCAGTCGGGCCTCGACCCGGCACCCCTGCCCGACGTGCCGGGGGTGCGGTTGGGCGCCGCCTACCGCCCCGCCCCGGAGGCACTGGGCTTCGGCGGCGACTTCTACCAGGTGGAACCCGCGCGGGACGGCGGCGGGGGCGTGGAGTTCGTCCTGGGGGACGTCTGCGGCAAGGGCGTCGAGGCGGCCGTGCTCACCGGCCACGTCCGCCAGAGCCTGCGCACCCTGGCCCTTGTCGAATCCCGGCCGCTCCGTGTGCTCGACGTGCTCAACCAGACGCTGCTCGAGGCGGACTCGGGCCGGTTTGCAAGCCTGGTCATCGGCGCTGCCCGCCCGGGCGCCGGAGGCGCCCTGGACGTCGTGCTCGCTGGCGGCGGGCACCCGCCGCCGCTGGTGCTGCGGCGTGGTGGTGTCGTGGAGGCTGTGGACGTGGGCGGGATGCTGGTCGGGGCTCTGCCCGGCCCGGAATTCGGCCAAGCCGGAGTGCACCTGGCGCCCGACGAACTGATCCTGCTGTACAGCGACGGGGTCACCGAGGCGCGGGGCGGCCCCGAGGGTGCCGAGGAGTACGGAGCCGAGCGGCTCGCGCGCGACCTGGAGGGTTGCGCGGGGATGCCCGCCGGCGCGGTCGCCGAGCGGGTCGAACTGCGTGTCGCCGACTGGCTGGCCGGACGGGCCCACGACGACATCGCGGTGCTGGCCCTGCAGGCCTCGCCCGGTTCGTCCGGCACCGCCGGAGCCCTGCGGTGACCGGCGCGTCCGTCGTGCCGCCGGGCCTCCGCGCCGCCTTCGACGACCACCTCGCCCACGCCGACGACACCGGGGCCACCGCGCTCGCCCTGGACCTGCTGCGATCCGGTGCCTCGGCGGAGGAGATTCTGCTACGTCTGATCGCCCCGGCACAGGCCGCTGTCGGCGCCCGGTGGGTGTCCACGGAGTGGAGCGTGGCCCGGGAGCACGCCGCCACCCATGTGAGCGAGCGCGCGGTGAGCGCCGTGGCCGCCGCGGCCTCCGCGTCGCGGCCTCGGACCTCTGCGCCGGGCCGCCGTGTCCTGTGCGCGTGCGTCGAGGGGGAGCGCCACACCCTGCCCGCACGGATCACCGCCGAGGTGCTGCGGCTGCGCGGCTTCGACCTGACGTTCCTGGGCGCCAACGTCCTCGTCCCGCGCCTCGTGTCGCACGTGCACCGGCAGGGGCCCGACCTGGTGGCTCTGTCATGCATGATCCCCGTGCGTCTGCCTGCCGCACACCGCCTCATCGACTGCTGTCGGCGTGCCGGGGTGCCGGTGCTCGCGGGCGGGGCGGGTTTCGGCCCCGCAGGCGTCTGGGCCCGCACGCTCGGAGCCGACCTGTACGCGCCCGATCCGGCCACCGCCGCTGACATGCTCGCCGTGCGGTGGCCGGACCGCCCACGCGAGACGGCGCCCCTGGAGCACTTGGCCGACGAAGAGTACTCCCGGATCGTCCGGCAGCGGACCGAGCTGCTGCGACGGCTACTCGCCCGACTGCGCGAGCGGTACCCGCGGCTGTGCGACCCCGGCGCGGAGCATGCCGAGGCAGTACTGGAGGATCTCGGCCGTATCCCGGACGTCCTGGCCGCGGCGAACTACGTCGATGATCCACGGGTCCTCACCGACTATCTTTCCTTCGGCGTGGCGTTCCTCCACGCCCGCGGGATGCCCACCTCCGCTCTTGGCTTGGCCCTGGGGATACTGTCCGGTCCGCTCGGTGACCTTCCGCGGGCGTCCGCGCACCTGGACGCCGGGCGACGCTGGCTGGCGGCAGCGGGCCAGGCCGTCCCACCGGAGT
Encoded proteins:
- a CDS encoding PP2C family protein-serine/threonine phosphatase; translation: MTALPGSEAPAGALVLFRSAGAGGWDAALVDDFAFRAGMALSTAALYAQQAHTAAVLQSGLDPAPLPDVPGVRLGAAYRPAPEALGFGGDFYQVEPARDGGGGVEFVLGDVCGKGVEAAVLTGHVRQSLRTLALVESRPLRVLDVLNQTLLEADSGRFASLVIGAARPGAGGALDVVLAGGGHPPPLVLRRGGVVEAVDVGGMLVGALPGPEFGQAGVHLAPDELILLYSDGVTEARGGPEGAEEYGAERLARDLEGCAGMPAGAVAERVELRVADWLAGRAHDDIAVLALQASPGSSGTAGALR
- a CDS encoding cobalamin B12-binding domain-containing protein yields the protein MTGASVVPPGLRAAFDDHLAHADDTGATALALDLLRSGASAEEILLRLIAPAQAAVGARWVSTEWSVAREHAATHVSERAVSAVAAAASASRPRTSAPGRRVLCACVEGERHTLPARITAEVLRLRGFDLTFLGANVLVPRLVSHVHRQGPDLVALSCMIPVRLPAAHRLIDCCRRAGVPVLAGGAGFGPAGVWARTLGADLYAPDPATAADMLAVRWPDRPRETAPLEHLADEEYSRIVRQRTELLRRLLARLRERYPRLCDPGAEHAEAVLEDLGRIPDVLAAANYVDDPRVLTDYLSFGVAFLHARGMPTSALGLALGILSGPLGDLPRASAHLDAGRRWLAAAGQAVPPE